In the Chelonoidis abingdonii isolate Lonesome George chromosome 13, CheloAbing_2.0, whole genome shotgun sequence genome, one interval contains:
- the LOC116815546 gene encoding uncharacterized protein LOC116815546 isoform X1 translates to MAVVDPAQMLVTFEEVAVYFTEGQGALLDPGQRALYRDVMQANYEILTSLGLPIPKPDLIVLLEAGEEPWVPDLPASEERKFSRGTCTGDETMSENEDGNLLQVCPEQMELQGTLLKKGEGNFSQCLEQRKGWSNWHMADRKLGNCQRNKVYESIGCGGGGKDSKETTVQQTSENEKNPYKCLDCGKSFSHRSNLTRHGRIHTGERLYKCLDCGKSFSRSSNLISHRIIHTGEKPYKCLDCGKSFSQRSGLINHGRIHTGENPYKCLDCGKSFSHRSNLIRHGKIHMGERLYKCLDCGKSFSRSANLISHRMIHTGEKPYKCLDCGKNFNRSSNLISHRIIHTGEKPFKCLDCGKSFSQRSGLISHGRIHMGENPYKCLDCGKSFSRSSNLISHRIIHTGEKPYKCLDCGKSFSQRSGLINHGRIHMSKNSYKRDWGKSINQCSGLISHERTHTEERPYKCLDCGKSFSRSSNLTAHRRLHTGERPYTCLDCGKSFSRKAHLIRHGRLHTSEKSYKSMVLKL, encoded by the exons atggctgtgGTGGATCCAGCTCAG ATGCTGGTGACctttgaggaggtggctgtgtatttcaccgaggggcagggggctctgctggaccctggTCAGAGAGCCCTTtacagggatgtcatgcaggCGAATTATGAGATTTTGACGTCACTGG GACTCcccattcccaaacctgacctGATTGTCCTGTTGGAAGcaggggaagagccgtgggtccCAGATCTCCCGGCCTCCGAGGAAAGGAAGTTCTCAAGAGGCACCTGCACAG GTGATGAGACAATGAGTGAGAACGAGGATGGGAATCTACTGCAAGTATGTCCTGAACAAATGGAACTGCAAGGGACATTATTGAAAAAAGGtgaagggaatttttcccagtgCTTGGAACAGAGAAAAGGCTGGAGTAATTGGCACATGGCAGATAGGAAGCTGGGAAACTGCCAAAGGAATAAAGTGTATGAATCTATtggatgtgggggaggaggcaagGATTCCAAAGAAACCACAGTTCAGCAGACAAGTGAGAACGAAAAGAACCcctataaatgcttggactgtgggaaaagcttcagtcatcGCTCAAATCTGACTAGACATgggagaatccacactggagagagacttTATAAatgcttagactgtgggaaaagcttcagtcggaGCTCAAATCTTATTAGCCATAGGataatccacacaggagaaaaaccctataaatgcttggactgtgggaagagcttcagtcAGCGCTCAGGCCTTATTAACCATGGcagaatccacactggagagaaccCCTATAAATGCTTGgattgtgggaaaagcttcagtcatcGCTCAAATCTTATTAGACATGGGAAAATCCACATGGGAGAGAGACTTtataaatgcttggactgtgggaaaagcttcagtcggaGCGCAAATCTTATTAGCCATAGAAtgatccacactggagagaaaccctataaatgcttgGATTGTGGGAAGAACTTCAATCGGAGCTCAAATCTTATTAGCCATAGGataatccacactggagagaaaccctttaaatgtttggactgtgggaagagcttcagtcAGCGCTCAGGCCTCATTAGCCATGGCAGAATCCACATGGGTGAGAACCCCTATAAatgcttagactgtgggaaaagcttcagtcgaAGCTCAAATCTTATTAGCCATAGGataatccacactggagagaaaccctataaatgcttggactgtgggaagagcttcagtcAGCGCTCAGGCCTTATTAACCATGGCAGAATCCACATGAGCAAGAACTCCTATAAACGCGACTGGGGGAAGAGCATCAATCAGTGCTCAGGCCTTATTAGCCATGAGAGAACCCACACAgaagagagaccctataaatgcttggactgtgggaaaagtttcagtcgGAGCTCAAATCTTACAGCTCATAGGAGACtgcacacgggagagagaccctatacgtgtttggactgtgggaaaagcttcagtcggaAGGCACATCTTATTAGACATGGGAGACTCCACACCAGTGAGAAAtcctataaatccatggttctcaaactttaa
- the LOC116815546 gene encoding uncharacterized protein LOC116815546 isoform X2, with translation MLVTFEEVAVYFTEGQGALLDPGQRALYRDVMQANYEILTSLGLPIPKPDLIVLLEAGEEPWVPDLPASEERKFSRGTCTGDETMSENEDGNLLQVCPEQMELQGTLLKKGEGNFSQCLEQRKGWSNWHMADRKLGNCQRNKVYESIGCGGGGKDSKETTVQQTSENEKNPYKCLDCGKSFSHRSNLTRHGRIHTGERLYKCLDCGKSFSRSSNLISHRIIHTGEKPYKCLDCGKSFSQRSGLINHGRIHTGENPYKCLDCGKSFSHRSNLIRHGKIHMGERLYKCLDCGKSFSRSANLISHRMIHTGEKPYKCLDCGKNFNRSSNLISHRIIHTGEKPFKCLDCGKSFSQRSGLISHGRIHMGENPYKCLDCGKSFSRSSNLISHRIIHTGEKPYKCLDCGKSFSQRSGLINHGRIHMSKNSYKRDWGKSINQCSGLISHERTHTEERPYKCLDCGKSFSRSSNLTAHRRLHTGERPYTCLDCGKSFSRKAHLIRHGRLHTSEKSYKSMVLKL, from the exons ATGCTGGTGACctttgaggaggtggctgtgtatttcaccgaggggcagggggctctgctggaccctggTCAGAGAGCCCTTtacagggatgtcatgcaggCGAATTATGAGATTTTGACGTCACTGG GACTCcccattcccaaacctgacctGATTGTCCTGTTGGAAGcaggggaagagccgtgggtccCAGATCTCCCGGCCTCCGAGGAAAGGAAGTTCTCAAGAGGCACCTGCACAG GTGATGAGACAATGAGTGAGAACGAGGATGGGAATCTACTGCAAGTATGTCCTGAACAAATGGAACTGCAAGGGACATTATTGAAAAAAGGtgaagggaatttttcccagtgCTTGGAACAGAGAAAAGGCTGGAGTAATTGGCACATGGCAGATAGGAAGCTGGGAAACTGCCAAAGGAATAAAGTGTATGAATCTATtggatgtgggggaggaggcaagGATTCCAAAGAAACCACAGTTCAGCAGACAAGTGAGAACGAAAAGAACCcctataaatgcttggactgtgggaaaagcttcagtcatcGCTCAAATCTGACTAGACATgggagaatccacactggagagagacttTATAAatgcttagactgtgggaaaagcttcagtcggaGCTCAAATCTTATTAGCCATAGGataatccacacaggagaaaaaccctataaatgcttggactgtgggaagagcttcagtcAGCGCTCAGGCCTTATTAACCATGGcagaatccacactggagagaaccCCTATAAATGCTTGgattgtgggaaaagcttcagtcatcGCTCAAATCTTATTAGACATGGGAAAATCCACATGGGAGAGAGACTTtataaatgcttggactgtgggaaaagcttcagtcggaGCGCAAATCTTATTAGCCATAGAAtgatccacactggagagaaaccctataaatgcttgGATTGTGGGAAGAACTTCAATCGGAGCTCAAATCTTATTAGCCATAGGataatccacactggagagaaaccctttaaatgtttggactgtgggaagagcttcagtcAGCGCTCAGGCCTCATTAGCCATGGCAGAATCCACATGGGTGAGAACCCCTATAAatgcttagactgtgggaaaagcttcagtcgaAGCTCAAATCTTATTAGCCATAGGataatccacactggagagaaaccctataaatgcttggactgtgggaagagcttcagtcAGCGCTCAGGCCTTATTAACCATGGCAGAATCCACATGAGCAAGAACTCCTATAAACGCGACTGGGGGAAGAGCATCAATCAGTGCTCAGGCCTTATTAGCCATGAGAGAACCCACACAgaagagagaccctataaatgcttggactgtgggaaaagtttcagtcgGAGCTCAAATCTTACAGCTCATAGGAGACtgcacacgggagagagaccctatacgtgtttggactgtgggaaaagcttcagtcggaAGGCACATCTTATTAGACATGGGAGACTCCACACCAGTGAGAAAtcctataaatccatggttctcaaactttaa